A stretch of the Kozakia baliensis genome encodes the following:
- a CDS encoding conjugal transfer protein TraD — MSDAVLGCVIEYGTDQQDRGPEMRKPRDIDAELKMLQEKAKQLKAQRTIQLGELVEATGADTLSIEALAGVLLAAIEQADGKPEAIARWTERGTAFFHAGGKKGGRKGNGHDQNGASDA; from the coding sequence ATGAGTGACGCGGTTCTCGGCTGTGTGATAGAGTATGGCACAGACCAGCAGGACAGGGGACCGGAAATGCGCAAACCACGGGACATTGATGCGGAACTGAAGATGCTTCAGGAAAAGGCGAAGCAGCTTAAGGCGCAAAGAACCATCCAGCTCGGTGAACTGGTCGAGGCGACGGGAGCCGATACCCTGTCGATCGAGGCGCTGGCCGGTGTACTCCTTGCGGCTATCGAGCAGGCGGACGGCAAACCCGAAGCCATCGCGAGGTGGACCGAACGGGGGACGGCGTTCTTTCACGCAGGCGGAAAAAAGGGCGGCCGGAAAGGAAATGGACACGATCAGAACGGAGCTTCTGACGCTTGA